In a genomic window of Amphiprion ocellaris isolate individual 3 ecotype Okinawa chromosome 13, ASM2253959v1, whole genome shotgun sequence:
- the hnrnph1 gene encoding heterogeneous nuclear ribonucleoprotein H isoform X1 gives MADEGYVVRIRGLPWSCSVDEVQRFFSDCKIVNNGGGIHFTYTREGRPSGEAFVELETEEDLKIAVKKDRETMGHRYVEVFKSNNVEMDWVMKHTGPNCPETAGDGLVRLRGLPFGCSKEEIVQFFSGLEIVPNGITLPVDIQGRSTGEAFVQFASQDIAEKALKKHKERIGHRYIEIFKSSRAEVRTHYEPQRKPMGMQRPGPYDRPSGGRGYNMMGRGGSYDRMRRGGYGGGVSDGRYGDGGSSFQSTTGHCVHMRGLPYRATETDIYNFFSPLNPVRVHIEIGPDGRVTGEADVEFATHEDAVAAMSKDKANMQHRYVELFLNSTAGGSNGAYGSQMMGGMGNQSSYSGGQLSSGYSGGYSSQGNMGGYSDYSNQGGMGSSYYGGGGGGGSRGSMNGLGGGWGM, from the exons ATGGCTGATGAAGGATATGTAGTGAGAATTAGGGGTCTCCCTTGGTCCTGTTCAGTGGATGAAGTACAGAGGTTTTTCTCAG ATTGCAAAATCGTCAACAATGGAGGCGGCATCCACTTCACCTACACAAGAGAGGGACGTCCCAGTGGAGAGGCGTTTGTTGAATTGGAGACAGAAGAAGACCTGAAGATTGCCGTGAAGAAGGACAGAGAAACTATGGGTCACAGATATGTAGAGG TGTTTAAATCCAACAATGTCGAGATGGACTGGGTCATGAAGCACACAGGCCCAAACTGTCCAGAGACAGCAGGAGATGGGCTTGTGCGGCTCCGAGGCCTTCCCTTTGGCTGCAGCAAGGAGGAGATAGTACAGTTTTTCTCAG GGTTGGAAATCGTGCCAAATGGGATAACATTGCCGGTGGACATCCAGGGGAGGAGTACGGGGGAGGCCTTCGTGCAGTTTGCTTCACAGGATATAGCTGAAAAGGCTctaaagaaacacaaggaaagaATAGGGCACAG GTACATTGAGATCTTCAAGAGTAGCCGCGCTGAGGTGCGAACCCATTATGAACCCCAGCGGAAGCCAATGGGCATGCAGAGACCTGGCCCCTATGACCGGCCCTCTGGTGGTCGTGGCTACAACATGATGGGCCGAGGTGGATCCTATGACCGAATGCGTCGAGGAGGCTACGGAGGAG GTGTATCGGACGGACGGTACGGCGATGGCGGCTCTTCCTTCCAGAGCACAACAGGCCACTGTGTCCACATGAGAGGCCTGCCATACAGAGCcacagagacagacatctacaaT TTCTTCTCGCCGTTGAATCCAGTGCGAGTCCACATTGAGATCGGCCCAGACGGCAGAGTAACCGGGGAGGCAGATGTAGAGTTTGCAACACATGAAGATGCTGTGGCAGCCATGTCCAAAGACAAAGCCAACATGC AGCACCGCTATGTGGAGCTGTTCTTGAACTCAACAGCAGGTGGCAGTAATGGAGCCTACGGCAGCCAAATGATGGGTGGCATGG GTAACCAATCATCCTACAGCGGTGGCCAGCTGAGTTCAGGGTACTCTGGTGGATACAGCAGCCAAGGAAATATGGGTGGCTACAGTGACTATA GTAACCAGGGCGGAATGGGAAGCAGTTACTATGgcggtggtggaggaggaggaagcagaggcTCAATGAATGGACTGGGAGGGGGATGGggaatgtag
- the hnrnph1 gene encoding heterogeneous nuclear ribonucleoprotein H isoform X2 encodes MADEGYVVRIRGLPWSCSVDEVQRFFSDCKIVNNGGGIHFTYTREGRPSGEAFVELETEEDLKIAVKKDRETMGHRYVEVFKSNNVEMDWVMKHTGPNCPETAGDGLVRLRGLPFGCSKEEIVQFFSGLEIVPNGITLPVDIQGRSTGEAFVQFASQDIAEKALKKHKERIGHRYIEIFKSSRAEVRTHYEPQRKPMGMQRPGPYDRPSGGRGYNMMGRGGSYDRMRRGGYGGGVSDGRYGDGGSSFQSTTGHCVHMRGLPYRATETDIYNFFSPLNPVRVHIEIGPDGRVTGEADVEFATHEDAVAAMSKDKANMQHRYVELFLNSTAGGSNGAYGSQMMGGMGNQSSYSGGQLSSGYSGGYSSQGNMGGYSDYIR; translated from the exons ATGGCTGATGAAGGATATGTAGTGAGAATTAGGGGTCTCCCTTGGTCCTGTTCAGTGGATGAAGTACAGAGGTTTTTCTCAG ATTGCAAAATCGTCAACAATGGAGGCGGCATCCACTTCACCTACACAAGAGAGGGACGTCCCAGTGGAGAGGCGTTTGTTGAATTGGAGACAGAAGAAGACCTGAAGATTGCCGTGAAGAAGGACAGAGAAACTATGGGTCACAGATATGTAGAGG TGTTTAAATCCAACAATGTCGAGATGGACTGGGTCATGAAGCACACAGGCCCAAACTGTCCAGAGACAGCAGGAGATGGGCTTGTGCGGCTCCGAGGCCTTCCCTTTGGCTGCAGCAAGGAGGAGATAGTACAGTTTTTCTCAG GGTTGGAAATCGTGCCAAATGGGATAACATTGCCGGTGGACATCCAGGGGAGGAGTACGGGGGAGGCCTTCGTGCAGTTTGCTTCACAGGATATAGCTGAAAAGGCTctaaagaaacacaaggaaagaATAGGGCACAG GTACATTGAGATCTTCAAGAGTAGCCGCGCTGAGGTGCGAACCCATTATGAACCCCAGCGGAAGCCAATGGGCATGCAGAGACCTGGCCCCTATGACCGGCCCTCTGGTGGTCGTGGCTACAACATGATGGGCCGAGGTGGATCCTATGACCGAATGCGTCGAGGAGGCTACGGAGGAG GTGTATCGGACGGACGGTACGGCGATGGCGGCTCTTCCTTCCAGAGCACAACAGGCCACTGTGTCCACATGAGAGGCCTGCCATACAGAGCcacagagacagacatctacaaT TTCTTCTCGCCGTTGAATCCAGTGCGAGTCCACATTGAGATCGGCCCAGACGGCAGAGTAACCGGGGAGGCAGATGTAGAGTTTGCAACACATGAAGATGCTGTGGCAGCCATGTCCAAAGACAAAGCCAACATGC AGCACCGCTATGTGGAGCTGTTCTTGAACTCAACAGCAGGTGGCAGTAATGGAGCCTACGGCAGCCAAATGATGGGTGGCATGG GTAACCAATCATCCTACAGCGGTGGCCAGCTGAGTTCAGGGTACTCTGGTGGATACAGCAGCCAAGGAAATATGGGTGGCTACAGTGACTATA TTAGGTAA